The Lujinxingia sediminis genome contains a region encoding:
- a CDS encoding pilus assembly protein TadG-related protein produces MLKLRNSELPRRLRALDTEQGGAVLLLCLAAVLILMLMAWVVMDAGQVTRDKIEAQTSADTAAYSQASVKARAMNMLAFSNIAKRSIVGVHAIYESMFASYGMWVMARYAECQAQSPSCDIEELARNLELYWKEADNDYSTYGDNADYYQADMRALDNYQRYISDMAPWWGWTEGVVRAQRNGATMASSFPVPQGTPRSGIEGLPQQIINASGRQVPFNFLSTVDRLPARPGEFWANMVDEGMYDRETWKWEHRLNTDRHRERSELGAANAGVIQRGATALFSFGLQRTEEDIGEFGRPWRLSFNGNEAHWLRDTSNITLTYHAEASYYDERREKFTVPAQDYHYDDTMRSYRPEGYWGMARSEISFQGEGAPTMWEAAWTARMRPVALPREFEQVGFDFNALYHSSIIHLSASARMQGASGGSEFFDDMVYMEKVSRGMGQSTIDGVSR; encoded by the coding sequence ATGCTGAAACTCCGGAACTCTGAGTTGCCCCGGCGCCTGCGCGCGCTGGACACCGAGCAGGGTGGGGCGGTGTTGCTCTTATGTCTGGCCGCGGTCCTCATCCTGATGCTGATGGCCTGGGTGGTCATGGACGCAGGTCAGGTCACCCGCGATAAGATCGAGGCCCAGACCAGCGCTGACACCGCTGCCTACAGCCAGGCTTCGGTCAAGGCTCGGGCGATGAACATGCTGGCGTTCTCCAACATCGCAAAGCGCTCCATTGTGGGTGTGCACGCGATCTACGAGAGCATGTTTGCCTCGTACGGGATGTGGGTGATGGCGCGCTACGCGGAGTGTCAGGCGCAGTCACCCTCCTGCGACATCGAGGAGCTGGCCCGCAACCTGGAGCTGTATTGGAAGGAGGCGGACAACGACTACAGCACCTACGGTGATAACGCCGACTACTACCAGGCTGACATGCGCGCGTTGGATAATTACCAGCGCTACATCAGCGATATGGCCCCCTGGTGGGGCTGGACGGAAGGTGTGGTTCGGGCGCAGCGCAACGGCGCGACGATGGCGTCGAGCTTCCCGGTGCCTCAGGGGACGCCACGCTCGGGCATTGAGGGGCTTCCTCAGCAGATTATCAACGCTTCAGGGCGGCAGGTTCCCTTCAACTTTCTCTCCACCGTCGATCGTCTGCCCGCTCGTCCCGGCGAGTTCTGGGCGAATATGGTGGACGAGGGGATGTATGACCGGGAGACCTGGAAGTGGGAGCATCGCCTCAACACCGATCGCCACCGGGAGCGCTCGGAGCTCGGTGCGGCCAACGCCGGGGTGATCCAGCGCGGAGCGACCGCACTCTTTAGTTTCGGGCTTCAGCGCACCGAGGAAGATATCGGTGAGTTTGGACGCCCCTGGCGCCTTTCTTTCAATGGCAATGAAGCGCACTGGCTGCGTGATACGTCCAACATCACGCTGACCTACCACGCCGAGGCCAGCTACTACGACGAACGTCGAGAGAAGTTCACCGTGCCCGCGCAGGACTACCACTACGACGATACGATGCGCTCCTACCGCCCGGAAGGTTACTGGGGGATGGCCCGCTCGGAGATTTCGTTCCAGGGGGAGGGCGCGCCCACGATGTGGGAGGCGGCATGGACGGCCAGAATGCGGCCAGTGGCGCTTCCGCGGGAGTTTGAGCAGGTGGGCTTCGACTTTAACGCCCTCTACCACTCCAGCATTATTCACTTGAGCGCCAGCGCCCGAATGCAGGGAGCCAGCGGCGGCAGCGAGTTCTTTGACGACATGGTCTACATGGAGAAGGTCAGCCGTGGCATGGGCCAGAGCACCATTGATGGGGTGAGCCGATGA
- a CDS encoding TadE family protein: MSGPHPQDLNTQDARRPRWIEAAVASLGHVMATGLVALAALMVVVGPGHVRALLEVELAQGWVPERWLGPVAAHLVLSALVWALIVAAGRALRGFSAGARSPRLVRARGAVATETLIVMPVLLLLVFGLAQLAVVNIAGMLANYAAIQAGRAVWVWHPETQPLNDQSARRGVSEEMVIDHARAQAAAALAPVAPGDHQMSKGEGSAVLERMRVMMMASQIESPPNDSGRLVGEVGFEAATNEDAAFWRALDGSSFPERTSRKITFAFLATDVELVSRGDEVGASLTYRHYIAFPLVGAIFGEQSSVGGRSGSFSAITREFLLPAQVQPNAETPEL; encoded by the coding sequence ATGAGTGGCCCACACCCCCAGGACTTGAACACGCAAGATGCCCGCCGTCCGCGCTGGATCGAGGCGGCTGTGGCGTCTCTGGGCCACGTGATGGCCACGGGGCTGGTTGCCCTGGCGGCCCTTATGGTTGTGGTTGGCCCGGGCCACGTGCGCGCCCTTCTGGAGGTGGAGCTGGCGCAGGGCTGGGTGCCGGAGCGCTGGCTTGGCCCGGTCGCAGCTCACCTTGTGCTCTCGGCGCTGGTCTGGGCCCTGATCGTTGCCGCTGGCCGCGCCCTTCGGGGCTTCAGCGCAGGGGCGCGCTCGCCACGTCTGGTGCGCGCCCGTGGCGCGGTGGCCACCGAGACGCTAATTGTGATGCCCGTGCTCCTGCTTCTGGTCTTCGGGTTGGCCCAACTCGCCGTGGTGAATATCGCCGGGATGTTGGCCAACTACGCGGCGATCCAGGCGGGGAGGGCGGTGTGGGTGTGGCACCCGGAGACGCAGCCCCTCAACGATCAGAGCGCGCGCCGCGGGGTGAGCGAAGAGATGGTCATCGATCATGCGCGCGCTCAAGCGGCTGCGGCGCTGGCGCCGGTCGCACCCGGCGACCACCAGATGTCGAAGGGGGAGGGCTCGGCTGTGCTCGAGCGCATGCGGGTGATGATGATGGCCAGCCAGATCGAGAGCCCGCCCAACGACTCCGGTCGTTTGGTCGGGGAGGTCGGTTTTGAGGCGGCCACCAACGAAGATGCGGCCTTCTGGCGGGCTCTGGATGGCTCGTCTTTTCCCGAGCGTACCTCCCGCAAGATCACGTTTGCTTTTCTGGCCACCGACGTCGAACTCGTCAGTCGGGGGGATGAGGTGGGGGCCAGTCTGACCTACCGGCATTATATCGCCTTCCCGCTCGTCGGCGCGATCTTCGGCGAGCAGTCCAGCGTCGGGGGGCGCTCGGGATCGTTCTCGGCAATCACTCGTGAATTCCTTCTCCCCGCGCAGGTGCAGCCTAATGCTGAAACTCCGGAACTCTGA